The Pseudomonas sp. HOU2 DNA window GTTGCCAAGAACATCGTCGCTGCCGGCCTGGCCGAGCGTTGCGAGATTCAGGTGTCCTACGCCATCGGCGTGGCCCAGCCGACTTCGATCTCGCTGAACACCTTCGGTACTGGCAAGATCAGCGATGACAAGATCATCAAACTGGTGCGTGAAGTGTTCGACCTGCGCCCATACGCGATCACCACCATGCTTGACCTGCTGCACCCGATGTACCAGGAAACTGCAGCCTACGGCCACTTCGGTCGTGCTCCGCAGACCAAGACTGTTGGCGAAGACACCTTCACCACCTTCACCTGGGAAAAAACCGACCGCGCCGACGCTCTGCGTTCCGCCGCTGGTCTGTAAGCCCTCCCCGGCTGCAAAAAAAGCCCCGCACGGTTCGCGCCATGCGGGGCTTTTTCATGCCTGAAATACCCTTCCAATATCAATAAAGAACCCTGTGGGAGCGGGCTTGCCCGCGAAGAGGCCGGCCCATGCGCCCCCTGTATGGGCACGGAAACACGATGCAAAACACCCACCCGGTGCCTCTCTGAATCCTCGCCTAGCCTTAAAGCATTCCCCCTGAGCAAGGACGCTCAAAATGCTTGTCACGCTGCGCCTGTTTTCAGTTCTTTTGCTGAGTTTCACCCCTCTGATCGCCCATGCAGCCTGCCCCGACTGGCCATTCGGCAAAGCGCAAGTTGAAATCTCGGCTCTGCAACAGCAGATTGACCAATGGGACGACGCCTACCACCGCGAAGGCCGCTCGCTGATTGCCGACGAACTCTACGATCAATCGCGCGTGCGGCTCAACGAATGGCGCCAGTGCTTCCAGCAGCCCGCAGCGCCCGAGCCGTTGCGCAGTGCGTCTGGCTCCCTCGCGCATCCAATCGCCCACACCGGCCTGGACAAGCTTCACGAAGCGGCCGCCGTTCAAGCATGGCTAAAGGATCGCCAGGACGTCTGGGTACAACCCAAGGTCGATGGCGTCGCAGTGACGCTGATTTACCGTCGCGGCCTGTTGCAGCAGGCGATCAGTCGCGGCGACGGGATCAGCGGTCAGGACTGGACGGCAGCGGCGCAAAAGATCGCTGCCATTCCGCAACAACTGACCCAACCGCTGGACCTGTTGGTGCAGGGCGAACTCTACTGGCGCCTTGATCAACATGTGCAAGCCAGCGCCGGCAGCGTCAACGCGCGCGCCACCGTTGCCGGGCTGATGAGCCGTAAAACCTTGAGCGCAGAACAGGCGTCCGGGATCGGTCTGTTCGTCTGGGACTGGCCGCAGGGCCCGGCGAATCTGCCTGAAAGAATATCGACGCTAGCGACGCTGGGCTTCGCCACGACAGCGCCATTCAGTCAGGTCATCGCCCACTTTGCCGACGTGCAAAAATGGCGCGAGCACTGGTATCGATCGCCCCTGCCCTTCGCCACTGACGGCATTGTCCTGCGCCAGAGCCAGCGCCCACCCGCCGAGCGCTGGCAGGCGAGCGCGCCCTACTGGGCCATCGCCTGGAAATATCCGTTTGTCCGAGCGCTGGCCGAGGTGCGTAAAGTGAATTTCAAGATCGGCCGCAGCGGACGCATCACGCCGGTGTTGGAGTTGTCGCCCGTCAGGCTCGATGACCGCGAGATCAAACGGGTCAGCGCCGGTTCACTCAAGCGCTGGCAGGCCCTGGACATCCGCCCCGGTGATCAGGTGGCAATCAGCCTGGCCGGGCTGACGATTCCGCGTCTCGACAGCGTGGTGCTACGAACCACCGAGCGCGCAGACATCGACATTCCGGCCAGTGGCGACTTTCACGCCTTGAGCTGCTGGCAACCGACACCCGGTTGCGAAAGCCAGTTTCTCGCGCGCCTGACCTGGCTCAGTGGCAAGCAAGGGCTGGCGCTGCAGAATGTCGGACGCGGCACCTGGGAGAAACTTCTGGAAACAGGCCGCCTGAACAACCTGCTGGATTGGTTGACCCTCGACGAGCCAGAGCTTGCTAACATTGCCGGCTTCGGCGAACGCAGCAGCGCACGTCTGATCAACAGCTTTCACAGCGCCCGCCAACGGCCGTTCACCCAGTGGCTCAAAGCATTGGGTTTACCGCCGACGGGGCAGGCACAACTGGCCGACTCGTGGCAGGCGCTGGCACAACGCGACACCGAACAATGGCAGGCAGAAGCCGGAATCGGCCCGGGCCGCGCGGCGCAATTGAGCGCATTCTTCCGCGACCCGCAGGTGCTGGCCTTGAGTGACACATTACGCGCCGCCGGAATCGACGGTTTCTGATCACGCAATCCCCGGCAGCCGGGAACCCAAGGGCCACCAGACGCTCAAACAGCGCAGTGCCCCCGACCCGACTGCCTTTGCACATGGAGCTTTTATGAAATTTCTTGCACCGCTTGCCTTGCTGACTCTCTGTGGCGTCCTGGCCGCGCCTGTGATGGCCGACGAAGATGCACCGGGCCTGACCGGTTGCGCCGCCAAGAAGCAGGGCATCATCAATCAGCTCGAACAGGCCAAGTCCCGTGGCAACACCGACCAGCAGGCCGGTCTGCAGACCGCGCTGGATGAAGTGACAAAGAACTGCACCGATGCCGGGCTGAAGAAAGAACGCGAAAACAAAGTGCTGGAAGCCAAGCACGAAGTGAGCAAGCGTCAGGCGGATCTCGACAAGGCGATGAAGAAAGGTGATCCGGAGAAGATCAACAAGCGCAAGGACAAGCTCGCCGAGTCGCGCAAAGAGCTGCAGGATGCGCTGGACCAGATCGACAAGTAACCAGCGTTGAATGAGATTTCCTGTGGCGAGGGAGCTTGCTCCCGCTGGGTCGCGAAGCGGCCCCAACTCCATTCAATGGCGCTGCAGCAGACTCAACTCGGTTGAATGGGTTTACGACGGCTGCGCCGCCGAGCGGGAGCAAGCTCCCTCGCCACAATCGTCCGGCAGTCTCCGACAATCAATGATCGCGAAACTCTTTATGGCAAGCGCTGCAGGCATCCTCAACCTTCTGCACCGCCGGCCCGAGGTTGCTGGCCTTGTACGGCTGAACCTTGCTGGCGATCACCAGTTCACCGGTGGCCGCCTCAAGGTTGCGGGCCAGTTCCTGAAAACGTGCCTGCCGCAGCCACACATCGTCCTTGGCACTGGTGTGATCTTCTTCACGCACCTGCGGGAAATGCTTCCACGGTTCATGCGACAACGCATCGAGCTTCACCGCGCCTTCGGCGAATTTCGGCCCGTCGAACGGAATGCGTCCGCGCAACATGCCACCCAGGTCTTCGCCGGTCTTGAGCATCTGTTTGAAGATCGCCTTGCGTTGCCCCAGCGGAGAGTTCGGATCGACGCCGCCACAGGCGGACAAGGTCAGACAGGCCAGCAATACAACAGCAATTCTTTTAAGAGTCATGGTGGCTTCAGGTCACGGAATTCGGCGGCCAGTATCCTCGCGTCGCTGACAAACACCAATAGCCCTATTAAAAATACGGGTTGCCGGAGCGCATGGAGCACTTCGGCAACCGGCACAGGAATCACTCCATGAACAGCCGCTTCAAGGCCTGGCGTCACCCACTGATCGCAACCCTGCCGCTGTTGGCAATTCTTGCCGGTTGCACGGGCGGCGATACCGGCAAACCGAAAACCCACGCCTTGGCTACTTACTCCAGCGCTAGCTGGGAAGCCCTGCCGACCGTATCCGACAGCGATCTGGTCGCCGGTTTCGGTTCATGGCGCAGTGCCTGCACCCGGCTCAAGGCTGATCCGGTCTGGGGCGGCACCTGCGCCGCAGCCGCCAACGTGCCGCAGAGTGCCAACGAGATTCGCGCCTTCCTCAAGCAGAACCTCGACGTGTTCGGGCTACGCGCCGAGCATGACAACCCGAACGGCCTGATCACCGGTTACTACGAACCGGTCTACCCGGGCAGTCTGACGCCCACCGAGGTGGCAAACGTGCCGGTGTACGGCGTGCCGGAAGACATGATCATCGTCTCGCTGGACAGCATTTACCCGGAGCTCAAGGGCAAACGCCTGCGTGGTCGCCTTGAAGGCCGGGTACTCAAGCCTTACGACGACGCGGCGACCATTGAGTCCAAAGGCGTCAAAGCCCCGGTGGTGGCGTACCTGACCGATCCGATGAACCTGCAATTTTTGCAGATCCAGGGTTCCGGGCGGATCCAGACACCGGACGGCAAACAACTGCGCATCGCCTACGCCGACCAGAACGGCCACCCGTATCGACCGATCGGCCGCTGGCTGGTCGAGCAAGGCGAGCTGAAGAAAGAAGATGTGACCATGGGCGCCATCAGCAACTGGGCCAAGGCCAACCCGTCGCGCATCCCGGAACTGCTGGGCAGCAACCCGAGCTACGTGTTCTTCACCCGCAACCCGGACAGCAACGAAGGCCCGCGCGGCTCGTTGAACGTACCGCTGACGGCGGGTTATAGCGCGGCGGTGGACCGCAAGGTGATTCCGTTGGGTAGCCTGCTGTGGCTATCGACCACCCGCCCCGATGGCACGGCGCTGGTGCGTCCGGTCGCAGCGCAGGACACCGGCGGCGCGATTGCCGGCGAGGTGCGTGCGGACCTGTTCTGGGGTACTGGCGATGCGGCCGGGCAATTGGCCGGGGACATGAAGCAGCAGGGGCAGATCTGGATGCTCTGGCCCAAAGGCGCGGCGTTGCCGCAAGTGCCGCAGGTGGCTGATACGGTTAAGGGCAAACCTTAAGCACTTCGGTGCCTGAGCTATCGCCTTCGCGGGCAAGCCCGCTCCCACAGGTATCCATGGTGAGCACAAATCCTGTGTACACCAAAGAACCCTGTGGGAGCGGGCTTGCCCGCGAAGAGGCCAGCAGCAACACCCGAGATTCAGGCAGACACAAAGAAGAACGCAGCAATCAGCCCCATCCCGACAAACCATACCAGCGACCGCAGAATCGCCCAGTCCGCCAGGTAGCAGATGATGTACAGCAGGCGACTGGTGATAAACATCACCGCCAGCACATTCACCGTCACCAACTGCGCGGTGCCTACCAGATGCGCAACGATCACCGCCGCGGCAAACGCCGGGGTCACTTCGAAGCTGTTCAACTGCGCCGCATGCGCCCGTCGGGCCACCCCGTTGAGACTTTCCAGAAAGTCCCGGGGATCATGGTTGTCGCTCAGTCGGTAGCCGCCCACTGCCTTGGCCACGCCCGTGCAGATATAGGGCAGGAAAATCGCGATCAACACGCACCACAGAGCTACCGTCATAAAGCCGTCCTTCTTCAAGTGATAGAAATGGCGGGCAGTCAGAACTTCATCACCAGCATGCCGATCAGCACCAGCCCACAGGCTAAGAGCCGCGGTCTGCCGAAAGGTTCTTTGAGGTAACGCATGCCGAACAGCACCACCAGAATCACGCTGATTTCACGCAGCGCTGCCGCTTCGGCAATCGAGCCCAACTGCATCGCCCACAGCACCAGAGCGTAGCTGAACAACACGCAGAACCCGACCGCCAGGCCCAGCTTCCACTGCTCGCGCCAGAACACCAGGAACGCCGGGCGTTTGGCGACCCACGCCAGCAACGGAAACGGCCAGGCGCTGAGCAGCGTGACCCAGACCAGGTAATCCAGTGGATGCGACCAGCGCCGCAGAGCCTGACCGTCGATGTAGGTGTAGCAGCCGATGCACAGGCCGATCAGCGCCACCACCGGCAGCATCGACCACGGCAGATGCTTGCCGCCACCGCCCTGCCAGAGCAGACAAGCCATGCCCAAGGGAATCAGCATGATCCCGAAGATCTGCTGCGCGGTGAGCACTTCGCCGGCGAAGATCAGGGTCAGCGCCAGCACCACCAGCGGCGACAAGCCGCGCATCAACGGATAAACCAACCCGAGGTCGCCGACCCGATAGGCCTGTATCAGCAGATAGCGATACAGCAGCTCGAATGCTGCCGACGCCAGAATCCACGGCCAGATCTCCAGCGGCGGCAGACTGATGAATGGAAATGCCAGCGCCACGAACAGCAGCGCCACCGTGTCCATGCACGCCACCACCAGCAACCGTTCGGCACTGAACTTGATCAGGGTATTCCACGTCGCATGCAACAGCGCCGCCATTAACACCAGAACTGTCGCCGCCACGTCCCACTCCTTGATTTTTTTGCTGACCCTACACCAATGTCTGCGGCTGACCAACCGAGGGGACTCGATTGTGTCCCCACCCCGAATCAGCCCATCCAACCTTTGCACCGAAGAATCGGGGCGCTGTCTTTCCACCCCCATCCAATGGAGCCCGGATGCTAGAACTTGTCGCCGCTTTTATCTGCCTCACCACCCTTCTCACCTTCGTCAATTACCGCTTCATCGGCCTGCCGCCGACCATCGGCGTGATGGTCACCGCGCTGATGTTCTCCCTGTTGCTGCAAGGCCTGAGCGTGCTCGGTTATCCCGGCCTCGAAGAACGCGTGCAGCAACTGATCGGCCAGATCGACTTCGGCGATCTGCTGATGAACTGGATGCTGTCGTTCCTGCTGTTCGCCGGCGCCCTGCACGTCAACCTCAACGACCTGCGCAGCTACCGCTGGCCGATCGGCCTGCTGGCCACTTTTGGCGTATTGATCGCCACCGCCGTGATCGGCAGCCTGGCCTACTACATTTTTGCCCTGTTTGGCTGGCACGTGAGCTTCCTTTACTGCCTGCTGTTCGGCGCGCTGATTTCGCCGACCGACCCGATTGCGGTGCTCGGCGTACTGCGTACTGCCAATGCCTCAAAGCCACTGAAGACCACCATCGTCGGCGAGTCGCTGTTCAACGACGGCACTGCGGTGGTGGTGTTCACCGTGCTGCTGGGCATCGCTCAGCTGGGCGAGACGCCGACCCTCAGCGCCACGGCCATGCTGTTCGTGCACGAAGCCATTGGCGGCGTGCTGTTCGGCGGGCTGATCGGTTATGGGGTGTACCGGATGATCAAAAGCGTCCAGCAGCATCAGATCACGGTGATGCTGACCCTGGCGCTGGTGATCGGCGGTTCGGCGATGGCCACCGAGCTGCACGTTTCGGCGCCGATTGCGATGGTGGTCGCCGGTCTGATCATCGGCAACCTGGGACGCAACCTGGCGATGAGCGACATGACCCGCAAGTACCTCGACGGCTTCTGGGAGCTGCTCGATGACATGCTCAATGCGCTGCTGTTTGCACTGATCGGCATGGAGCTGTTGCTGCTGCCGTTCAACTGGGCGCACGTGGCGGCGGCCAGTTTGCTGGCGCTGGCAATTCTGCTGTCGCGCCTGCTCACCGTGGCCCCGGCGATCGTTCTGCTGCGGCGCTGGCGCACGGTGCCGCGCGGCACCATTCGCATTTTGACCTGGGGCGGTTTGCGCGGCGGGGTTTCGGTGGCACTGGCGCTGGCCCTGCCATTGGGCCCGGAGCGCGATCTGCTGCTGAGCATC harbors:
- a CDS encoding sodium:proton antiporter: MLELVAAFICLTTLLTFVNYRFIGLPPTIGVMVTALMFSLLLQGLSVLGYPGLEERVQQLIGQIDFGDLLMNWMLSFLLFAGALHVNLNDLRSYRWPIGLLATFGVLIATAVIGSLAYYIFALFGWHVSFLYCLLFGALISPTDPIAVLGVLRTANASKPLKTTIVGESLFNDGTAVVVFTVLLGIAQLGETPTLSATAMLFVHEAIGGVLFGGLIGYGVYRMIKSVQQHQITVMLTLALVIGGSAMATELHVSAPIAMVVAGLIIGNLGRNLAMSDMTRKYLDGFWELLDDMLNALLFALIGMELLLLPFNWAHVAAASLLALAILLSRLLTVAPAIVLLRRWRTVPRGTIRILTWGGLRGGVSVALALALPLGPERDLLLSITYIVVLSSILLQGLTIGKLVKHATRDEPATAAEPAHH
- a CDS encoding MAPEG family protein — translated: MTVALWCVLIAIFLPYICTGVAKAVGGYRLSDNHDPRDFLESLNGVARRAHAAQLNSFEVTPAFAAAVIVAHLVGTAQLVTVNVLAVMFITSRLLYIICYLADWAILRSLVWFVGMGLIAAFFFVSA
- a CDS encoding EamA family transporter, whose product is MAATVLVLMAALLHATWNTLIKFSAERLLVVACMDTVALLFVALAFPFISLPPLEIWPWILASAAFELLYRYLLIQAYRVGDLGLVYPLMRGLSPLVVLALTLIFAGEVLTAQQIFGIMLIPLGMACLLWQGGGGKHLPWSMLPVVALIGLCIGCYTYIDGQALRRWSHPLDYLVWVTLLSAWPFPLLAWVAKRPAFLVFWREQWKLGLAVGFCVLFSYALVLWAMQLGSIAEAAALREISVILVVLFGMRYLKEPFGRPRLLACGLVLIGMLVMKF
- a CDS encoding cytochrome c, with amino-acid sequence MTLKRIAVVLLACLTLSACGGVDPNSPLGQRKAIFKQMLKTGEDLGGMLRGRIPFDGPKFAEGAVKLDALSHEPWKHFPQVREEDHTSAKDDVWLRQARFQELARNLEAATGELVIASKVQPYKASNLGPAVQKVEDACSACHKEFRDH
- a CDS encoding MltA domain-containing protein, encoding MNSRFKAWRHPLIATLPLLAILAGCTGGDTGKPKTHALATYSSASWEALPTVSDSDLVAGFGSWRSACTRLKADPVWGGTCAAAANVPQSANEIRAFLKQNLDVFGLRAEHDNPNGLITGYYEPVYPGSLTPTEVANVPVYGVPEDMIIVSLDSIYPELKGKRLRGRLEGRVLKPYDDAATIESKGVKAPVVAYLTDPMNLQFLQIQGSGRIQTPDGKQLRIAYADQNGHPYRPIGRWLVEQGELKKEDVTMGAISNWAKANPSRIPELLGSNPSYVFFTRNPDSNEGPRGSLNVPLTAGYSAAVDRKVIPLGSLLWLSTTRPDGTALVRPVAAQDTGGAIAGEVRADLFWGTGDAAGQLAGDMKQQGQIWMLWPKGAALPQVPQVADTVKGKP
- a CDS encoding DUF1090 domain-containing protein, which gives rise to MKFLAPLALLTLCGVLAAPVMADEDAPGLTGCAAKKQGIINQLEQAKSRGNTDQQAGLQTALDEVTKNCTDAGLKKERENKVLEAKHEVSKRQADLDKAMKKGDPEKINKRKDKLAESRKELQDALDQIDK
- the ligB gene encoding NAD-dependent DNA ligase LigB; the encoded protein is MLVTLRLFSVLLLSFTPLIAHAACPDWPFGKAQVEISALQQQIDQWDDAYHREGRSLIADELYDQSRVRLNEWRQCFQQPAAPEPLRSASGSLAHPIAHTGLDKLHEAAAVQAWLKDRQDVWVQPKVDGVAVTLIYRRGLLQQAISRGDGISGQDWTAAAQKIAAIPQQLTQPLDLLVQGELYWRLDQHVQASAGSVNARATVAGLMSRKTLSAEQASGIGLFVWDWPQGPANLPERISTLATLGFATTAPFSQVIAHFADVQKWREHWYRSPLPFATDGIVLRQSQRPPAERWQASAPYWAIAWKYPFVRALAEVRKVNFKIGRSGRITPVLELSPVRLDDREIKRVSAGSLKRWQALDIRPGDQVAISLAGLTIPRLDSVVLRTTERADIDIPASGDFHALSCWQPTPGCESQFLARLTWLSGKQGLALQNVGRGTWEKLLETGRLNNLLDWLTLDEPELANIAGFGERSSARLINSFHSARQRPFTQWLKALGLPPTGQAQLADSWQALAQRDTEQWQAEAGIGPGRAAQLSAFFRDPQVLALSDTLRAAGIDGF